The Colius striatus isolate bColStr4 chromosome 8, bColStr4.1.hap1, whole genome shotgun sequence genome includes the window tttctctctctctcctgtccagtttaggagggggagtgattttatgactgggtggacatcaggctaaaccaccacaatttGATGGGACCATTTGGAAGGGAGTCACAAATCACCTCAGCAAGATTCCATTTCATAGATTTATTTCTTCTGGTGAGTGAGATTCCAGTGAGGAATGGACTTTTGATAGGCTGGGAGTTTCATAATTATTCTAAATGGCTTCATGGCTGCATTTCCAATTTGggaatatgtgtgtgtgagagaataaatgaaaatgtttctgtgatgaTAAGTGGAAAGACACTTTTCATGTGTTATCTAACTGTACATGAAAGACAAAGGAATGGAAAAGCCTGTGTGTCTCTGGGTTCTGCTGATTCACACCTGCATTAGGACCACACAGGCCATTCCTCACTGTCACTTTTTTGTTTCGGCAGTCCCTGCTAAATATACTTGTTTTGGTAAAACAACAGCTgggaaattaaattaattagcTGATGCCTTCTGGAGAGGCAactggtgggttttgtttgtatgAAAGGGATAGGGTGGTGGGGAGTGGAGGGAGAGGTTCATTTTCTGGCTTATTTCAGTTATTGTGCACAGTATTTGGTCCTTCCTGACAAACTCATATGAAGTAGCCTATGCACTCTGCATTATTTTACTTGCATCCTCTGGAAGAACAACAAGGAGGAAACACTGGTCTGTGTGGCCATGTGAATGGCACAGTCTAGGAAGGTGTTTAGTTTGCCCTGCAAGCAGGATAGTAGGTCTATTATCTGCCACTCCCCTATAGCCATTTCTTCTCTGACATGGAGGGAATGGCTCCTAGgcacaaacaaaaccatttatCAAAGTCTTTCAGCTCTCCACAGTTTACCTCTTGCTTCCATCTGTCTTCTTTGTCATCGTTACACCCTGGACATAAAATCAAAGGCCAAACTCATCTGAGAGCTAAGGGATTTGTCTGTTTAATTTAATCTGCCGTGCCAGAGAGTGGAAGGAAAACATGCTGCACGAGCAGGCACTGCGTGAGGCAACGCTGCCAAGCTCCAGCACTGCCAACTGTGGTTCCAAGTCCGAGGTGCATCGGTGCTGCCCAACGTGTGCAGTTGGTGGTGCGGCTGGTGCCCCCTCATTCCCTCTTAGGCTGTAAAGGGAATGTTTGAACATTAATGTGCAGGAATAAGCACCTATTACCTGCCATCCCAGACTCTGCTTTTGTGTCCTTGGCAGAAACAGAGAGATTGCTGTTTGGGGAACCATGGCCTGGAGAGGACACACTGGCCAAAGGGGTTGGACGTTAGCAAGAGCTGCAAGTCAACAGGAAGCCGGGTGAGCACAGTGTCATCttcctgctcagagcagggtgGAAATGAAGATGACCCAAGGTTTGTGCATGGACCTGCAGTCCTGTGATCAGCTGCTTCAGTGGCTCCTGAGGCTCCTCCTCTGGAAGCAGCACGAGCACAGAGgggaagtgatttttttgttttaatgcagAAGTTTTACTGTAGTTCATGTGCTGGTTTTCTCCCACACAGGACTATCTGATGATTTTCTCAAGTCACTGTGACCACTTGAAGGTACAGAAGTTTCCTTGTAGAGCTGCTCCTGGGGTTTTTCAGATTACCATGGCTTAACGTTGTAGTGACAGATGTGCTTATTCAGTAGCTGCCCTTGTGCAGCGGCCTGTAGCACTTGGGGAGGAATGGTGCATGAAGAAATGATGATTTGTTAGTGGTGTCTCCAACACATCAGTGCCTAGATAGAGAGATTTTATTCAGAACCCTTCAGTTTCTCCAGTGTGCATCATCATCTGTCATCAGTTGCTTGGCCTGGATTTAATCTGATATCACTTGAACTGTAAAATGCTTTAAGGCATCTGTCAGCCTGTTGGCTCTTGAGTGTAGGCaagagaggggtttttttaaatgttgtcaTTTAATCATAAGAGCATATTCACATTTAAAACTGGCACCAGTCCACCAACAAAATACAAAGTTTGGGAAGTGTCTGAAACGGGGAACCTCTCCTTCCTATCCCAGCCAGAAATATGTGTTTCTTAGCTGGATCATAAAGGTTGTCTGTCTGGCCTGTGCTCCAACAAGCACACTCTGTGCTGGGCCTTGCCCATGCGGTGCTCACTCGTCTGTGGCATTAGCACAGCCAGGAAAGGGTGTCATTGCCTCTGGTCAGTGTAAATCAAGGTCCTCCTAATGGAAAACATTCTAGTACACCTCCTGCAGCCACTTCTGTTTCCCTGGTCTTAATACCGGTGAGTTTTTGTTACTTCTGTCTGATGGGGCCAGATGAGTGTCTCATTGCTTTTCACTGTAAGGCAAAGATGACTGACAAGAACGGGAATGCAGGGCTTAAATAATTTATAGCTTCGTGCATACATTTAAACACAAGCTAGAAGAAAAGTAACTTAAGACACACTCTTTCCATTCTTGTTAAATCACCCTTCTGCAGCCTTAGCTTTTCTGTGGTGGATGGAAGAACGTAACCATAAATATGTTTGCAGAAGATGCTGAAGTATTTATGTGACATGGTACACGCACCCAGTAGAAACTTCCTTTCAACAGGAAACACCGATGAAAGCTGTCTGCAAATGTTATATGTAGATGAAATAGGATTTTGAATATCTCATTCAAAGCAACTGTGAGCCTCCCGTTTCCCTCAAGCAAAAGATGGGAGGTGGATACCCAGACATGTTGTTTAAAACAGGATCCTAAGGGAGAAGCTTTGTTAAATGATacaggaggaaaataaatagaTCTGCATGAGACTGTGGgagagtgctgtgatttcacatcTCAGACGTGATGGGCTTTGCCCTTCTGCCCAAATGTGAACTGTGCCTGTATCACAAACACTTAAAAGCCCACTAAGTCCCcagatgtttaaaatgttttttaggACCCACCAAGTATTTAAATAAGCAGGGTTGTCAGGCTGTGGAAGGATAAGATACAAAGTGTCAAGAATGGGTGTGAGCAATATACTGAAAGCAAATTACTTCTCTTCTGTGGTCTGTCACCCATGgaggaaaaatggaaatagTATGTCCATGGACTGGGATTTTCAAGGGCTGCAGAAACTTAATGCCTTGCACTGGAAATTAGAGAGTTATGGGGCAGGGGAGCTAATACACATGTGTCTAAGGTGAATGACAAGTGAAGCCCCTTGTTTATAACCAACACTGCATCCTGCTCGCCTCTCCTGATCAGTCTGTGGAGGAAATTGGCATCAGATCATTCAGGCTGATGGACTTGGAAAAGAGGTAGGGCTGTTGAACTGCATCTGTGATGGACAGCAGACAGCACTGCCCTATATCCACAGGCTGTCTCCCCTTTCGCTGCCCTCTGCGCAGAAGCTGTAGTTGATGTGTGTTGCTTGGCCTGGGTCCCCCCATCCCATGCTAGGCCAGAGGGCTGATAGAAATTGCTGTGCTGAAATTGCTGCTGATGGAGGCCGGACATCTGCTCTTCTTCACAATTCATCTCGCTCTTCCTCGCTGCAAATGCAGGCACTCCTTTGGCTGTTCATGAAGGGCCGGCAGCCCAGGGTCCAGACAGCGTTGAACACTGTGTCTGCCACGGACTCACaagctgcagggagggaaaagatcaggaaggtaagaaagaaaagatcaaGCACTCGGGGACATCTGAGGGCTGGGTGAAAGCACCTTGGAACCTGAGCCCTGCACCAGATTGTGTGGTATTTACACTTGGAAGTGTGGGCTATTGTCTTCTCTCTGGGTATTACAGTTTTCTAAATCCAGAGGTTCCCTTCTGCTAAATGAAGAATTCTTTCCTCCCTACGGCAGCACCAGTCTCCCcttgtttcttccctttcccattCATCTCTTTTTGAAGGATCATTAAGAGTACTGCAAAGCACTGTTCACCAAGTAGGCTTCCAGAAGATCTCCACAGTACTGTCTTTCCTGGCTCCTGCTCCCCCGAGTTTTGCCTATAGCCACTGCTAACCATCCTGTTCTGCTTTTGGGGAGTTACAGTGCCAGCTGCCAGCCAGCATGCAAAATCCTACTGCAGCTGTACCAGTGGAACTGTTGATACAGTCTGCCTGACTCctagccccccccccccccccttcacAAAAAACAATCCCAAACCTGCTTGTccataaataaattaataaataaataacaggCCTTTTAGAGTTTACTCACTGCTACTGACATTGATTGCTGTATGCATAATAGATCTGGAAAAGCCCTGCCTTTGGGATTGTCTCCTCCTGTCCCAACCTCTCTGAGCACCtcgctctgctcctgctgctttaGGAGGCTGCTCAATTGGCAGGCATTGGAGATCCTGGAGTGAGTCAGTGGGAAAACCAAGGCTTTGGTGAactggcactgctgcagctggcatGTTTGTGCCCACATGAAGGGAGTGGAACTGCTCTTCCTCTGCCTGCTTTCTCTGAACTCCTAGTGACTCAGTGGAAAGGATCCCAGATTAAGAGCTGGGATAGCAGTGGAGGAGGAGACTGTGTGACGTGAGTTGCTCAGAAGACAAGGAATGTGACAAGAGTTGCTCAGAGCAGCCCTAAGGACGATGAGCAGCAGTTATAGAGCACGAGGCAAAAGGAGACAGAGCAAGGGGAAAAGAGGATGGCTCAGCGGTTCCTTTGCGTTGGCAACTACCTGTGCCTCCTGTGGCATCCAGGACAAAGATGCTGGAGGAATCTAGTCCTACTTGACTGCAGGGAGAAGTGGCTTGGCTCAGCCAAGGAGTATGGGCTCTGCTCCACCTTAACTCCCTAGGATCTGTCTGTCAGCTTTCCTGATgcaggcagaaaggaaaaaggaggggTCTGAAAAAGGCAGGGGAAAATCTGAAGAGATAGGGAGAGGCTGGTTGTACAAGGACCTGTAGATAAGGGTGACCATGAAAGATGGGCTGTACTTGGCCTGTAAACACTTATATATCAGCCCACATCTTTGTTTGCCCTTACTGGACTGGACACTCCAAACATTTATCTGTGATGAGGCAGAAATCTGTCTGCACTAATACTGGTGTCATGCAGAATTGCCCATGTGTCCTAATCAGGCTGCACCTTTGGATAACAAATGTGTTTGTAGCTGTAGGGCCCAGCAGGGCACAAGCAGTGGGGTGAGCCTGGAAGGCTGCCTGCCCCAAGCTGCCAGGGGCTCAGCACCACGGCCTGATTCAGGTGACCCTGGCAATGGACAGTTCTCAAGGGCTCTGCCTGTGTTTCAGGCAAGAGATCCTGTAAATCTCTTTGCTTTAGTGTCAGCTGGAAGGTCTTCTTTCTGCCTGTCTTGTATTACTGCCACACAGCTCCTCTGCAAGAGATGGACTTGTGCCTCAGAGGATGGGGACGCTCTGCTCAGGGGAGGCAGCCTAGGGGAGGCTTTCCTGCCATGGCTGACCTCCAGTAGCAGTGGGGGAGACGTTtccccctcctcacacagagctgtggtGCTTGATGTTGGCACAGAGGATCAAGAGGCAGGCTTGGGTTATCACATGTGTAACCTTCACAGAGGTTACCAAACACCTCAGAGGATACCAAAAAGCTCTTCTCAAACTTCAAAAACTGaggcttttaaaattcagaacaACCTTGAGCTGCTGACACATCACTAGGACTTTGCTAGCACGGGAGCTTCTGAGCAATCCTGGCTTCCCTGCAGTGGCTCAGCCACCACCCATGCTGTGGCATGTCCCTGGTGCCATCATCATCTCTTACCTGTGAACCAGATCCCGGAGAGCCCCTGTCCTTGACTCCCAGTTTGTCGGCCTCCTGCCACATACAAGTTTCATTGTGTGACTTACTGGCTTTGGAAGGCTTTTTGGTCTCCTGTGAAGGTGTTTGAATTCTCAGGGAGGGCATCCAAGGCATGAAGGAATTGTTTctaggggcttttttttttagtttggtttttttttccctttccaggcATGTTTGATAATGTTTTCCAAATCTAAATAATTTTAGGTCTCCAGTGTCAGCACAGAAGTGCGTGGAGGGGGCAGATCCCAGTGTTCTCACCCATCTCTGACCCATCTATGACAAGGGCAGGACAGATGTGCTGCTCCCCACTGCAgatttttgcttccttttggcAAGAAAAGGGCTCCCTGGCCAcattccctgctccctgccattGCTTTCTCCCTTCAGGAGGCATATGAGCTGGGAAGCCTACCTTCCACCTTGGAGACAAAGCCGAGGCTGCGCTTGAGGTCGGAGCAGATGGAGTGGAGGCACCAGCGGAACTTGGCGTCGCAGCGGTATTTGTTGGCCCCGCAGGTGTCATAACAAATGTCAAGCTGGTTACAGCACTTGGTCATGGCAGGGATGCCCAAGTCTAGCTGGGGAAAGAGAGGAGTGTTCCTTGGCTGCATCTAGCCCTCAGCCTCaaacagctgcagctggctgagGCATTCAGGGCCCCGCTGGCTCCTTTGCCAGAAGCTACCCCTGAtagctggagcagcaggagggaacACATGCTTCCCCCTCGCTGTCTAAAGAAAGTGGTGGCAGTAGTACAGCTCCAGTGCAGGGTAGGCCCAATTCGCTTTTCTCCCCTCTGTCATGGAGGATTAACCTCTGGTAGAGAGGTGAAAGCCCATCCATAACCATTTGAAATTTGACAGCTCACTGGAGAGCTTCCTGTCCTTGCCAGCGGTGGCAAAGgccccttttctctttcctccttttcccacaACCTGACAAATTCTGCTTCTTGTTGCAATAAATCTACTACAAGTGTTGTTAATGTCTTATTTCTCAGAGAGACTCTTGTGAGGCTTGGTCAAGAGAGTTTGGAGGTAAACAGCAAGCTTGGCTAATAACCACGGGGGTGATGAGGCAGAAGACCTGTCTCCTGGAGAGACTAGACTCGTTAGCTTGTCATAAATTCCTCCTCTTTTTGGCCTTCTTCATGTAATATTTAGGAGATGAATTGTTTCTTCATTGCACTGAGTGCTTGTGATTGCCTGTGTAAGGAGGAGGTACTGCAGAATTGCCCACAAGGTTTGCAATGAAATGTAGTTTTAGGAACTAATCTAATATGAAAAATGGCCTGTGAAGAGATGGTTTTTCAGAGCAGGAATCTGCCTAATTGCTCCAGACTTCATGGGCAGCAGTAAGGCATGAACAAAACAGTAATTTCTGTTCTTAGAGCCTCCTGGGAGTCCTCTTCCTGGTAATTCCAATATGATTTCATTAATTGCCTTTAAAATAACAAGTGAGTGAAGTACTAAAGCCTGAAGGTTTATTTCAATGTTTGGTAGAGGCAAAAAGCCTGAGAGGGTACAAAGGGCCGGGTGTGGAGAATGCAAAGTGTTTCTGTTGGCACGTTACGCTGTCACCGAGCTGCACAGCATTGAACGTGTTCCCTGTCGTATTGCAAGGGCACAGAATTGTTCAGAGCCTTGACAAAAAACGTGTTTCTCCACAGTGGTGCTCTGCTTGCCTAGGTgccctcttttgtttttctagtgcTAACCTGCTCaggaaacctcctcttctgatACCTACGGAGACAGCCAGAGCAACAGGCCAGGTAAATGTAACTCCTATCTATGTGATTCCTATTTCACTGCCACCAGCAGTTGAGATCTTAATGCCTCCCTGACTGAGAGTAAGTTGGGCTCTGAGTGACATGTTTGCCTTGCTGGCTGTCTGCAGGCAGCCATGTCTTCTGGCAGTCCCAGACAGACAGCTTGTCCCCTGACACCACCTCAGtgatttttcctcccttttgcAGAGCTCTGGCTTCAGCTGTGAAGAGAAGCTGTTCCACAGTCACTGTGTAGCAAGCTAAGTCTTTCCCCTCCCCAAGATTATTAGCTGTTTGCTGTGATTAGAGAATTGCCTCATTTGGGAATGGTGTGGGTGACAGTACATACACTTTCGGGTACCTTGAGCCCCAGAAAATAGGAGCTACAGCCGTTGGGTTCTTGGGGTTTGTAGTGAGGTCGTGGCATTGGAGCCTtccctgagaaagaaaagaaaaatgttaggAAAGCTGATTTTCCCAAGAGTAGCACCAAACAGCGAGGAGTGGCAGGCAGCTCTCCTTCAGTCTGCACCCCCAAacgtttaattcttctccaggaGGTGCAAGGAGTGAAGGATAGGTACTAGAATTAGCTGAGACATTGGCCCTGCTCTCTTAGCTCAGTACTGTTAAGGCCCTGAAGCCTGTTAGCTTGCACCTCCTCTGGCATGGCTCCTGGAGCACCGTGTTGTACATGAACTGCCTCTCAAATGTTTAAGCTGGTCTGAGGCCAGTCCCCAGCTCTGGGACTCTCCTCAGCTCTTACAAACAAGCAAGTCCCTTTGCAACTGAGCAGCCCTCCATGCTAGAGATAGTGCCTCTGACCTCTTAAATTCTCCTAGGAGCATTTCCATGTGCTTCTCGAGAACTCTACACAGCTGGGATCACCCAGCAGGGTTTTTAACTCCTCCAGGAAACTGCTAGCTAAGCTGCTGGCCTAGCACGGGGATTTCTGTGTGCTCACCGTTGGTTCTTGTGGTGCCAATGTGCTCGGCATCTCTGCAAAATCGTGCTACACCTTGTGTGTCTGATTTTGGCCGGTTTTCTGCATGTGGTGATGCACTGCCACGTTTTGCAAGTAGTTTCTATTCCTTTATTTCTGCCCTCCCTTAGTATGCTTCTTAATGTGCACAGAGgagcaagatttttttccttgaataaTTGTTTACCCAATGTAGAAGTCCAGTAGACAATTGGCTGACAGTAGCTTCAGCAGCAATTTAATCTGTTTGACTTGGCTTTGAAGGTGTGTAAGacctcctgcctgcctggcagCCCATGCTGGGGCTTTATGTACGGCTGATGGTGCTCTGGGTGTGAGGAGTGCGTGCCCAGGATTGACGTGGGAACTGTCCATGAAGAAAGGAGATCTATTTCTTCCCTACCCTATCTCACCCTCCTTCTCTCATCTCTACCTCAATCTGATAGAATACCTCCTGTTTGAGCTGAAGTTTCCAGGCTGCTTGTGTGCATTGACCTCACTGTGCCAGGAGCTTGTTTAAAGGTACTTATCCCTAGAAGTAGTTGTTGAGATCGTGCCTCATGCAATCAGGTTTCTCTGTACTGTCCCTTGATGGTGTATTCAGTGCTTGTTCTGTTTCTGACCCAGGTGGGTTTATAGAAATGAGATCTCCAACGCAGAGTGAAGTGTTAAGACATTTGAAACCTTTGTAAGCTTTGTAAGCCTTTGGTAAGCTTTGTAATGCTTCAAGAAAAACCTGTGTGAGCTGAGCCTTCTCCAAGTCTATTGCCTCTAGGGTTaactttctgcttctctgagcACTGCTACAGAACTTATGTAGACATAATGTAGATCTAATTTAGCCCTTTAGGCAGGGTTGGCTTCTTTTAAAACTCCATTTccactgttttcttctctccagcactGATAATCACTTAAGATGCTTTCCTCATTTTTCTGCCAAGGTACCTAAAATACCAGTGGTTGATAAAGCCATCAGTCTGCCATGTTCTTGAGACAACCTTGCAGCCAAATGCCTCAAAAGGTCATTGGTGGGAAATGTTCCCAGCACCTTCTAAATTAAAAATTGCTAAAGCAGTTTTGTTTAAACAACAGATTTGCaacaaagaaacagcaaactgAAATCCCAGCCAGCTGTGAAATGCCAATAGTCAGTTCTCTCCAACCCTACAGAAATGCAGTATGTACCAAGGATTTAGCTGTCTGCATGCCAACACCAGGCTCCCTAGTTGACATTACCACCAAGTGATGGCATTTGTGTGGGAAGGTATTTCTCAGTACAGCACTGTGTCTCTACCttgtcatggaatcatagaatgattttgGTTCGCAAAGACCTTTAAGAGGATCAAGTGTAACCACTAAGCAGCAGGTCAGATCTGCTTCATGCTCCACATGTAATTTTCCAGTGCAGAAAGCAGTATTATTTTGAGCAGGTACAGCTCAATTAACAAAGAGCACACATCAGTTGACTGCAGCCCACCATCATTACAGGATTGTCTTTGCACAAAAACATACCTCAAGTCCATTGAGATACAATGACGCAAAGTAACTTCTGATTTCATGAGaaaaagaattctatctatatATGGGTTAAATCTATAACCCAAGGCTCCCAAGCAATATATTGAGAGCAGGGCATTCAGGTCTTGATACAATTCCCAGGCTAGTTGCTTTTTAGGAAGGGGATGAGAATGGAGACTCAAAATGCAAACCTCTGGAACGAGGTAGACAGCAGAGGATAGTTCAAAACCTAAGGTAGGTTTGGTAGGATGGAATCAAATTTAATGACTTACTTGTAATAAGTTATGTTCCTGCAGCACATTGCAATTTAAGGGGTTAAGGTGGCAAGACAGAGGGAGGAGTGAGGCTGTTTGGGGACATGGCAATAACTGTTTCCAGAGAAAATCTACCTATAAGCTGAAGTTTACAGCTATTTGATGTCTTAGCAAGTtgtcctgaggaaaaaaaaaaagaacctcaCATGAGAATTGTGGTGATCAACCAAACTGCCTTCAAGATGAGCCCTTGTAGGAAACCCACTCCTCTCTGACAAAGCTTTATCATTTGTAAGGTGCCCCTTTGTGAGCTCTTTCTCAGCTAGATCAAGTCCAAGACAAAACAATTAACCTCTCTcccacaacttgtttttgagctagcaggaaaacaaaagcaaagtagAAATAATAGGTATTCCTGACTCAATATGAACATCCACTCAGTGCTCTTGTTATCATTTGTTGCTTACCCAGTGATGACAGTGAAAGGGACTTGGTGGGTCACACTAGCTTGTTGTGGCCtgtctgcctgctgcaggacaTAGCTAGGCAGAGGTACCAGGAGCAGGacctgcccagcagcacactgAAGAGCCACGCTGGCATGTAGAAGCACAGCACTACCAAGGAGGCCTCTCCTTTGGAAGAAGGTATACTTCAGGGCCCTGTTGGCATGGCCTTAGAGGTGAGCTGAAGTTGAGTTTCTAATGAGAAGCAAGTTTCTCTGATGGATTTTAGTATCTCCAGGCAGTTGTAGCTATGCCAAGAGAGTGGAAAGCTGCCAGGTGGCTAGAACAGCTGCTGGCCATGCAGGAGGTCTCAGACACTGCACTACTAGTACACTGCCAGGGGCAATTGAGCCTATTGCTGGTCTTGAGTCCATTGTTATTTCTCCACCCCAGGCAA containing:
- the PLA2G12B gene encoding group XIIB secretory phospholipase A2-like protein; this encodes MRLLLEAALLCLTLSLGQCTEETTQENTVHQAPKAEATGSHSNWGIEAIRDSFETVNGYFDSFLELLGGKNGVCQYRCRYGKAPMPRPHYKPQEPNGCSSYFLGLKVPESLDLGIPAMTKCCNQLDICYDTCGANKYRCDAKFRWCLHSICSDLKRSLGFVSKVEACESVADTVFNAVWTLGCRPFMNSQRSACICSEEERDEL